The Halanaerobium praevalens DSM 2228 genome contains a region encoding:
- the nusA gene encoding transcription termination factor NusA produces the protein MNIEFIQALDDIEKDKGISKEVLLDAIETALVSAYKKDFGSKDNVRIEISAEAGEVKVFSRKEVVEEVENKNSEISLIEAENIDSKYTIGDIVEIEVTPANFGRIAAQTAKQVVMQRIREAERDVIFDQYKEKEDELITGTIQRFHNDNILIDMGKTEALLPPSEQIAGERYEIGERIKLYVVEVSTTNKGPRILVSRTHPGLLKRLFEIEVPEIFQGLVEIKEVAREAGQRSKMAVSSTEKQVDPVGSCVGPKGMRVQAVVDQLNNEKIDIVKWDEDPEVFVANALNPAEVISVDINKSEKIARVVVPDFQLSLAIGKEGQNARLAAKLTGWKVDIKKESEIEAEIEKKKIEKNASELAKSLDKFEENIEAEMETDNLEAAEKVNENLIDKMENDLDEQTEDLENLD, from the coding sequence ATGAATATAGAATTCATTCAGGCCCTGGATGATATAGAAAAAGATAAAGGTATTTCTAAAGAAGTATTATTAGATGCTATAGAAACAGCTTTAGTTTCTGCTTATAAAAAAGATTTTGGTTCTAAAGATAATGTTAGAATAGAAATTTCTGCAGAAGCAGGAGAAGTAAAAGTCTTTTCCCGTAAAGAAGTTGTAGAAGAAGTAGAAAATAAAAATAGCGAAATATCTTTAATTGAAGCTGAAAATATTGATAGTAAATATACTATTGGAGACATTGTAGAGATTGAGGTTACTCCAGCTAATTTTGGCCGGATTGCAGCTCAAACTGCTAAACAAGTAGTTATGCAGCGAATCAGAGAGGCTGAAAGAGATGTTATTTTTGATCAATATAAAGAAAAAGAAGATGAACTAATAACAGGTACCATCCAGCGTTTTCATAATGATAATATCTTAATTGATATGGGTAAGACAGAAGCTTTATTACCACCTTCTGAACAAATTGCTGGTGAAAGATATGAAATTGGAGAAAGAATTAAACTTTATGTAGTTGAAGTAAGTACAACTAATAAGGGACCTCGTATTTTAGTCTCTAGAACTCATCCTGGATTATTAAAAAGACTTTTTGAAATTGAAGTTCCAGAAATTTTCCAAGGACTTGTAGAAATAAAAGAAGTAGCTAGAGAAGCTGGCCAAAGATCTAAAATGGCTGTTAGTAGTACAGAAAAGCAGGTTGATCCTGTTGGTTCCTGTGTTGGACCAAAAGGAATGAGAGTTCAGGCAGTTGTAGATCAATTAAATAATGAAAAAATTGATATTGTTAAATGGGATGAAGATCCAGAAGTATTTGTTGCTAATGCTTTAAATCCCGCTGAAGTAATTAGTGTTGATATTAACAAATCAGAAAAAATTGCTAGAGTAGTTGTTCCAGATTTCCAACTTTCGCTTGCTATTGGTAAAGAAGGACAGAATGCACGTCTTGCTGCTAAATTAACAGGCTGGAAAGTTGATATAAAAAAAGAATCTGAAATTGAAGCAGAGATCGAAAAAAAGAAAATTGAAAAAAATGCTTCTGAGCTTGCTAAAAGTTTAGATAAGTTTGAAGAAAACATTGAAGCAGAAATGGAAACAGATAATTTAGAAGCAGCTGAAAAAGTAAATGAAAATTTAATTGACAAGATGGAAAATGATTTAGATGAACAGACAGAAGATCTTGAAAATCTTGATTAA
- the rnpM gene encoding RNase P modulator RnpM produces the protein MQSRSPIRKCVGCGARRDKIELLRVVNNKGDILVDPGGRTPGRGAYLCPNLDCLDQAIEKGALKKALRKEISDEIYTKISEEIKHG, from the coding sequence TTGCAGAGCAGAAGTCCTATTCGTAAATGTGTAGGTTGTGGTGCCAGAAGAGACAAGATTGAACTTTTAAGAGTGGTAAATAACAAAGGAGATATTTTAGTTGATCCAGGAGGAAGAACTCCTGGTAGAGGTGCTTATCTCTGTCCAAATCTTGATTGTTTAGATCAAGCAATAGAAAAAGGTGCACTTAAAAAAGCACTTAGAAAAGAGATTTCCGATGAAATTTATACTAAAATTTCGGAGGAGATTAAACATGGTTAA
- the infB gene encoding translation initiation factor IF-2 gives MAKIRVYNLAHELDMDSKEVIEILNDLDIEVSSHMSTITDETAELVKGIYAENQKAEAKTDTATEELEVEQNLTETEAKTNALEIETPITVKEFAEKIDEAPNNLIVELMNMGVMANVNQSLDEDTLELLAEELGVNIEFKSEAKEQASLRVGPEIEDKEEDLEFRPPIVTVMGHVDHGKTTLLDSIRESRVAGSEAGGITQHIGAYQAEVDNKKITFIDTPGHEAFTAMRARGAQLTDIAILVVAADDGIMPQTEEAINHAKAAGIPIIVAVNKIDKANAQPDRVKQELTEYGLVPEDWGGNTICVNVSALQQQNIDELLEMIILVSEMEELKANPNRLAEGVVIEAELDKGRGPVATLLVKNGTLKVGDPILAGLTSGRVRAMFNEFGESLAEAGPSAAVEVLGFNEVPAAGDFVQVLEDERQARDVASDRQDEKRQSELKSDAKVSLDDLYKQIQEGEVKELNIIIKADVQGSIEALKASLLRLGTDEVTVNVIHTGVGGVNETDVNLASASNAIIIGFNVRPDNKTIKAAEKEKVDIRTYRVIYKAIEDIKNAMAGLLDPELKEEVTGRAEVRDTFKVPDVGIIAGAYITDGHVNRNYDARLIRDGVVIHEGTISSLKRFENDVREVKSGYECGIGIENYNDLKVGDIIEFYTYREIKRSL, from the coding sequence ATGGCAAAAATTAGAGTATATAATCTAGCACATGAGCTAGATATGGATAGTAAAGAGGTAATTGAAATATTAAATGATCTTGATATCGAGGTATCAAGTCATATGAGTACAATAACAGACGAAACAGCAGAACTTGTAAAAGGAATCTATGCTGAAAATCAGAAAGCGGAAGCTAAAACTGATACAGCTACAGAAGAATTAGAAGTAGAACAAAATTTAACAGAAACAGAAGCTAAAACAAATGCTTTAGAGATTGAAACACCAATCACAGTCAAAGAATTTGCAGAAAAGATTGATGAGGCTCCTAATAATTTAATTGTAGAGTTAATGAATATGGGAGTTATGGCTAATGTTAACCAAAGTCTAGATGAAGACACTTTGGAATTGTTAGCTGAAGAATTGGGAGTAAATATTGAATTTAAATCTGAAGCTAAAGAGCAAGCTTCTTTAAGAGTAGGTCCTGAAATTGAAGATAAAGAAGAGGATCTAGAATTTCGTCCACCAATTGTAACAGTTATGGGTCATGTTGATCATGGTAAAACAACCTTGCTTGATTCAATTAGAGAAAGTAGGGTAGCTGGTAGCGAAGCTGGAGGAATTACTCAGCATATTGGTGCTTATCAGGCTGAAGTTGATAATAAAAAAATTACTTTTATTGATACACCAGGTCATGAAGCTTTTACAGCTATGAGAGCTCGTGGAGCTCAACTAACTGATATTGCAATTTTAGTTGTAGCTGCTGATGATGGAATTATGCCCCAAACTGAAGAGGCAATTAACCATGCTAAAGCAGCAGGAATTCCAATTATTGTGGCAGTTAATAAAATTGACAAAGCAAATGCTCAACCAGATAGAGTTAAACAGGAATTAACTGAATATGGTTTAGTGCCTGAAGACTGGGGTGGAAACACAATTTGTGTTAATGTTTCTGCACTACAGCAGCAAAATATTGATGAACTTTTAGAGATGATTATTTTAGTTTCAGAAATGGAAGAACTAAAAGCTAATCCTAATCGTTTAGCTGAGGGAGTAGTTATTGAAGCTGAATTAGATAAAGGTAGAGGTCCAGTTGCTACTCTATTAGTTAAAAATGGTACTTTAAAAGTAGGAGATCCAATTTTAGCTGGTTTAACATCTGGTCGAGTTAGAGCTATGTTTAATGAATTTGGTGAGTCTTTAGCTGAAGCTGGACCATCAGCTGCAGTAGAGGTACTTGGTTTTAATGAAGTTCCTGCAGCAGGTGACTTTGTTCAGGTCTTAGAAGATGAAAGACAGGCTAGAGATGTAGCTTCTGATAGGCAAGATGAAAAAAGACAATCTGAATTAAAATCTGATGCTAAAGTTTCTTTAGATGATCTTTATAAGCAGATTCAGGAAGGTGAAGTTAAAGAATTAAATATTATTATTAAAGCTGATGTTCAAGGTTCAATCGAAGCTTTAAAAGCTTCACTGCTGAGATTAGGTACAGATGAGGTAACGGTTAATGTTATTCATACTGGTGTTGGAGGAGTAAATGAAACTGATGTTAACTTAGCAAGTGCTTCTAATGCTATAATTATTGGTTTTAATGTTCGACCTGATAATAAGACTATTAAAGCAGCTGAAAAAGAAAAAGTTGATATTAGAACTTATAGAGTAATTTATAAAGCTATAGAAGATATTAAAAATGCAATGGCTGGTTTGCTTGATCCAGAACTTAAAGAAGAAGTTACTGGTAGAGCAGAAGTTAGAGATACCTTTAAAGTTCCTGATGTTGGAATTATAGCAGGTGCCTATATTACTGATGGCCATGTAAATCGTAACTATGATGCTCGTTTAATTAGAGACGGAGTAGTTATCCATGAAGGAACTATTTCTTCACTTAAAAGATTTGAAAATGATGTTAGAGAAGTAAAATCTGGTTATGAATGTGGAATTGGAATCGAGAATTATAATGATCTCAAAGTTGGAGATATTATTGAATTCTATACTTATAGGGAAATCAAAAGGTCCTTATAG
- the rbfA gene encoding 30S ribosome-binding factor RbfA has protein sequence MSNKRAVRVGELLKEEISQIVLREMKDPRIGFVSITDVEVSGDLRHAKVFISVYGTEKEKEETLAGLQQAQGFVRKLVGERVKIHHTPEIIFRYDDSIENGVHISNIIKDLKQSGEIKESDSDAEKH, from the coding sequence ATGTCAAATAAACGTGCAGTACGAGTTGGAGAATTATTAAAAGAAGAAATAAGTCAGATTGTATTAAGAGAAATGAAAGATCCAAGAATCGGTTTTGTTTCAATAACTGATGTTGAAGTCAGTGGTGATTTAAGACATGCTAAAGTATTTATTAGTGTTTATGGTACTGAAAAAGAAAAAGAAGAAACTTTAGCAGGTTTACAACAGGCTCAGGGTTTTGTACGTAAATTGGTAGGAGAAAGAGTTAAAATTCACCATACACCAGAGATTATTTTCCGTTATGATGATTCTATAGAAAATGGTGTTCATATTTCAAATATCATTAAAGATCTTAAGCAATCAGGAGAGATAAAGGAGTCTGACTCTGATGCAGAAAAACATTAA